The proteins below are encoded in one region of Macrococcus armenti:
- a CDS encoding UPF0223 family protein — protein sequence MNYSYPIDTDWTQEEIIDVVNFLSLIEDAYERQVNTDDFLTLYRAFKQVAPMKSDENRILKSFEEVSTYSGYHAVKRAKLAKDNNEKSFSMK from the coding sequence ATGAACTATAGCTATCCAATAGATACAGACTGGACACAGGAAGAAATTATTGATGTTGTTAATTTTTTAAGTTTAATAGAAGATGCTTATGAACGACAAGTGAATACTGATGATTTCTTAACACTTTATCGTGCATTTAAGCAAGTAGCGCCTATGAAGTCAGATGAAAACCGCATATTAAAGTCATTTGAAGAAGTATCAACATATTCTGGTTATCATGCTGTAAAGCGTGCGAAACTGGCGAAGGACAACAATGAAAAGTCATTCAGTATGAAGTAA
- a CDS encoding DUF1641 domain-containing protein, with protein sequence MAQPTRVIKPMEVDVEAVREKELRELEDQLIKHKDTLNKLFRLLEQLDEHEALNLANAALAQSDPILTRVLKAVNETETDQAIRNALLLVQGLGKFNFSDIEPMILKFNKGLKLSTEYNQSKPLGWLGLIKVLTNKDFVEGSIVLTKFVKGFGTSFAQLKKEQGIVDPVHTDAGKQGNVHHVELPSKALNDNVYESNAKYIGIAAGIGAAISIGSLLLKK encoded by the coding sequence ATGGCACAACCAACACGTGTAATCAAACCGATGGAAGTTGATGTTGAAGCAGTTCGAGAGAAGGAATTACGTGAATTAGAAGATCAGTTAATCAAGCATAAAGATACTTTAAACAAACTTTTCCGTTTACTTGAACAACTCGATGAGCACGAAGCATTAAACCTTGCAAATGCTGCACTTGCACAGAGTGACCCGATATTAACGCGAGTGTTAAAAGCCGTTAACGAAACAGAAACAGACCAGGCGATTCGAAACGCACTACTTTTAGTTCAAGGATTAGGTAAATTTAATTTCAGTGATATTGAACCGATGATTCTGAAATTTAACAAAGGGTTAAAATTATCTACAGAGTACAACCAAAGTAAACCTCTTGGCTGGCTTGGATTAATTAAAGTATTAACGAATAAGGATTTCGTAGAAGGTTCAATCGTCTTAACGAAATTCGTTAAAGGATTCGGTACATCGTTTGCACAACTTAAAAAAGAACAAGGCATCGTAGATCCTGTTCATACTGATGCCGGCAAACAAGGAAATGTACATCATGTTGAATTACCGAGTAAAGCATTAAACGACAACGTCTACGAAAGTAATGCAAAGTATATCGGCATTGCTGCTGGAATTGGTGCTGCCATTTCCATCGGCTCACTTCTTCTAAAAAAATAA
- a CDS encoding helix-turn-helix domain-containing protein: protein MDIGKKIKDLRRQKNLTQEELGERTDLSKGYISQLERNLCSPSMETFFNILEVLGSKPKDFFSEQQYEQRIHYPKSEQTIYDEYDNGYMINWLVPDSNEFDMEPVIITIEPGKKYKKFLPSLSDSFIYVLQGEASIRIGRKDYHAAKGESFYFKANESHQLYNRTKETAQVLIVATESYL from the coding sequence ATGGATATCGGTAAAAAGATAAAAGATTTAAGACGCCAGAAAAACTTAACACAAGAAGAACTTGGTGAACGTACAGATTTATCAAAAGGGTATATTTCACAATTAGAACGCAATTTATGTTCGCCCTCTATGGAAACATTTTTTAATATTCTTGAAGTACTTGGTTCTAAGCCGAAAGACTTCTTCAGTGAACAGCAATATGAACAGCGTATACATTATCCGAAGTCAGAGCAGACAATTTACGATGAATATGATAATGGCTATATGATCAATTGGCTTGTGCCGGACTCAAATGAGTTCGATATGGAACCTGTTATTATTACGATTGAGCCAGGTAAGAAATATAAAAAGTTTCTGCCGAGTTTATCTGACAGCTTTATATATGTTTTACAAGGTGAAGCGAGTATTCGCATCGGTCGTAAGGATTATCATGCGGCAAAAGGTGAATCATTTTACTTTAAAGCCAATGAATCGCATCAATTATACAACCGTACGAAAGAAACAGCACAAGTATTAATCGTTGCGACAGAATCATACTTATAG
- the lpdA gene encoding dihydrolipoyl dehydrogenase, with the protein MVVGDFPIETDTIVIGAGPGGYVAAIRAAQLGQKVTIVERGNLGGVCLNVGCIPSKAMLSASHKYETAKHSEAYGVKAENVTLDFSKVQEFKNGVVERLTGGVGSLLKGRKVEIVQGEAYFVDQNNLKVMTEKASQTYTFKNAIIATGSRPIEIPNFKFNKRVIDSTGALALTEVPEHLVVVGGGYIGSELGTAYANFGSKVTILEGAKDILGGFEKQMTQVVKKGLKAKGVEIVTEAMAKSAEESENGIKVTYEAKGETHTIDADYCLVTVGRRPNTDELGLEGLGIKMTDRGVIEVDAQSRTSVENIYAIGDIVAGPPLAHKASYEGKIAAEAISGEKSEVDYLAIPAVCFTEPELATVGYTEAMAKEEGLDYKASKFPFAANGRALSIGETDGFLKLITLKEDGLLIGAQVAGAGASDIIAELGLAIETGMTAEDIALTIHAHPTLGEMTMEAAEVAMGSPIHTM; encoded by the coding sequence ATGGTAGTTGGAGATTTTCCTATTGAAACAGACACTATAGTAATTGGGGCAGGTCCTGGTGGATATGTTGCAGCAATTCGTGCAGCACAATTAGGACAAAAAGTAACAATCGTAGAACGTGGAAACTTAGGAGGCGTTTGTTTAAACGTTGGATGTATTCCTTCAAAAGCAATGCTTTCAGCTTCTCACAAATACGAAACAGCTAAACACTCTGAAGCATACGGTGTTAAAGCTGAAAACGTAACTTTAGACTTCTCTAAAGTTCAAGAATTCAAAAATGGTGTTGTTGAACGTTTAACTGGAGGGGTTGGATCTTTACTTAAAGGACGCAAAGTTGAAATCGTTCAAGGTGAAGCTTACTTCGTAGATCAAAACAACTTAAAAGTTATGACTGAAAAAGCATCACAAACTTATACATTCAAAAACGCGATTATCGCGACTGGTTCTCGTCCAATCGAAATCCCTAACTTCAAATTCAACAAACGTGTTATCGATTCAACAGGTGCTTTAGCACTTACTGAAGTTCCGGAACATTTAGTTGTTGTTGGTGGAGGTTATATCGGATCTGAATTAGGTACTGCATATGCGAACTTCGGTTCTAAAGTAACAATTTTAGAAGGCGCTAAAGATATTTTAGGCGGATTCGAAAAACAAATGACACAAGTCGTTAAAAAAGGTCTTAAAGCTAAAGGTGTTGAAATCGTTACTGAAGCGATGGCGAAATCAGCTGAAGAATCAGAAAACGGTATTAAAGTAACATACGAAGCTAAAGGCGAAACACATACAATCGATGCAGATTACTGTTTAGTAACTGTTGGACGTCGTCCAAATACGGATGAATTAGGTTTAGAAGGTTTAGGCATCAAGATGACTGACCGTGGTGTAATTGAAGTTGACGCACAAAGCCGTACTTCAGTTGAGAACATTTACGCAATCGGTGATATCGTTGCTGGACCACCATTAGCACATAAAGCATCTTACGAAGGTAAAATTGCAGCTGAAGCAATCTCTGGTGAGAAATCTGAAGTAGATTACTTAGCAATCCCAGCAGTATGTTTCACTGAGCCTGAATTAGCAACAGTTGGTTATACTGAAGCAATGGCAAAAGAAGAAGGTTTAGACTATAAAGCTTCTAAGTTCCCATTCGCTGCTAACGGCCGTGCATTATCTATCGGTGAGACTGATGGTTTCTTAAAACTTATCACGCTTAAAGAAGATGGATTATTAATCGGTGCTCAAGTTGCGGGTGCTGGTGCATCAGATATCATTGCGGAATTAGGTTTAGCGATTGAAACTGGTATGACTGCTGAAGATATCGCATTAACAATTCATGCACATCCAACATTAGGTGAAATGACAATGGAAGCTGCTGAAGTTGCAATGGGTAGCCCAATTCACACAATGTAA
- a CDS encoding DUF4064 domain-containing protein yields the protein MSRREYTQTVKPVSRIPEKIFGWLAWLSLLAIALFSLFQLLVTANNPEFITQMKTQLNSQIQSNQEFADMFNQFGMSVDEFVPALITYTWYFLAYTVLPIVVGLLGLLMMKKRILAGILLLLAGLLTTIFFFTIFLGFIPLFFFIAAILLFARKDKVITNNDYYEEKSYEERDHATAPAYVERDAHIEKEKSYAYDADEAKTEPVKETTYEHDPHKREDVESEYVSSERVETDFDNNHDGDKDRVTYVDNTKRAVDERRENYNNRR from the coding sequence ATGAGTCGTAGAGAATATACGCAAACAGTAAAACCAGTCAGTCGAATTCCAGAAAAAATCTTTGGATGGCTAGCATGGCTTTCATTACTAGCGATTGCGCTATTTAGTTTATTTCAATTATTAGTCACTGCAAACAATCCAGAATTTATTACGCAGATGAAGACACAATTAAATTCACAAATTCAAAGTAATCAGGAATTTGCAGATATGTTTAATCAGTTTGGAATGTCAGTTGATGAATTTGTCCCTGCGTTAATAACATACACTTGGTACTTTTTAGCTTATACAGTATTACCGATTGTAGTAGGGCTACTTGGATTGTTAATGATGAAAAAGAGAATTTTAGCAGGTATTTTATTATTACTTGCTGGATTATTAACAACAATCTTTTTCTTTACAATTTTCTTAGGCTTTATTCCTTTATTCTTCTTTATCGCAGCAATTTTATTATTCGCGCGTAAAGATAAAGTCATTACGAACAATGATTACTACGAAGAGAAATCATATGAAGAACGTGATCATGCAACAGCGCCAGCATATGTAGAGCGTGATGCTCATATTGAAAAAGAGAAATCATATGCATATGATGCTGATGAAGCTAAAACAGAACCGGTTAAAGAAACGACATATGAACATGACCCACATAAACGTGAAGATGTTGAATCAGAATACGTTTCATCAGAGCGTGTTGAAACTGATTTTGATAATAACCACGATGGAGATAAAGACCGAGTGACTTATGTGGATAATACGAAGCGTGCAGTAGATGAACGTCGTGAAAATTATAACAATAGACGATAA
- the fdhF gene encoding formate dehydrogenase subunit alpha, translated as MNDVTSQTISITLNGKPMEVPGNVSILDYLRFKGIDVPALCYHPDLGAIETCDACIVEVNGELVRSCSTQLKDGDVVKTGSSKAFEAQMIAMDRILANHELYCTVCDFNNGNCTIHNTVKELKIDHQATAQSPKGAPKNIGKFYRYDPDQCILCGRCVQACQNVQVNETLMIDWELERPRVIWDGNRDTNIDDSSCVNCGHCSTVCPCNAMMEVGMVGEAGFLTGMLKDAFRPAVEVTKAVETGYTPLMAISDVEAEMRKDRIKKTKTVCTYCGVGCSFEVWTKGRDILKVEPSPEAPANQISTCVKGKFGWDFVNSGERLTKPLIREADGFREATWDEALTLIASKFKETIATRGPEKLAFITSSKCTNEESFLMQKLARQVVGTNNVDNCSRYCQSPATMGLWRTVGYGGDSGSITDIANAGLIIGLGTNTAEAHPVIATRVKSAQKLRGSKLLVVDIRKHELAERADMFVRPNPGSDLVWLNAVTKYIIDNNWQDQAFIDKHVNNYEALVESLQKFTIDYAAEHTGMSKEKIIKIAEMVHEAKSTVVMWAMGVTQQRGGSDTSTAISNLLLVTGNYMKPGAGSYPLRGHNNVQGASDMGSMPTHLPGYQKISDKAALDKFSKAWGVEMNPNVGQNNHQMVDAMHAGELDVLYLKGEDMGIVDSNVNYVREGFEKLKFFVVQDIFFSKTAEYADVILPAAPSFEKEGTFSNTERRIQRLYQVMEPLEGTRPDWQIIQDIAQHLGADWNYSHPSEIMDEIASLTPIYSGVTYDRLEGFNSLQWPVKEDGTDSPLLFTEGFPFEDKKANFFPVDWTEPTEYEAQYDIHVNNGRLLEHFHEGNMTYQVKGLAMETPEAFLEISHELAAERGIETGNLIRLQSPYGKVDVRALVTDRVFGKEVYLPMNDNGDAAINLLSSSIADKDTSTPAYKETKAKLIILDKGNKSPLPENNFRFGNRVPQMGVNVQAKWNRKDYVYPGDIVNKRGEK; from the coding sequence ATGAATGATGTAACATCACAAACTATCAGCATCACGCTGAATGGTAAACCGATGGAAGTTCCAGGCAATGTAAGCATTCTAGACTACTTAAGGTTTAAGGGCATCGATGTTCCGGCATTATGTTATCATCCAGATCTTGGCGCGATTGAAACATGTGATGCATGTATCGTTGAAGTAAACGGTGAACTCGTGCGTTCATGTAGTACACAGCTTAAAGACGGGGATGTCGTAAAGACAGGTTCAAGCAAAGCATTTGAAGCGCAGATGATCGCGATGGACAGAATTTTAGCGAATCATGAACTATATTGTACAGTTTGTGATTTTAATAATGGTAACTGTACAATTCACAACACTGTAAAAGAACTTAAAATCGATCATCAGGCGACAGCACAATCTCCAAAAGGTGCGCCTAAAAATATCGGTAAATTTTACCGATACGACCCGGATCAATGTATTTTATGTGGCCGATGTGTTCAGGCATGTCAGAACGTTCAAGTTAACGAAACGTTAATGATTGACTGGGAATTAGAACGCCCGCGTGTTATTTGGGATGGTAACCGTGACACAAATATTGATGATTCATCATGTGTTAACTGTGGTCACTGTTCAACAGTATGTCCATGTAATGCGATGATGGAAGTTGGTATGGTCGGAGAAGCAGGATTCTTAACGGGTATGCTAAAAGATGCATTCCGTCCAGCAGTTGAAGTAACAAAAGCAGTTGAAACAGGATATACACCACTTATGGCAATTTCAGATGTAGAAGCTGAAATGCGTAAAGATAGAATTAAAAAGACGAAAACAGTATGTACATACTGTGGTGTCGGTTGTTCATTCGAAGTATGGACGAAAGGTCGCGACATCTTAAAAGTTGAACCAAGTCCAGAAGCACCGGCGAACCAAATTTCTACTTGTGTGAAAGGTAAATTTGGCTGGGATTTTGTGAATTCTGGTGAGCGTTTAACAAAACCGTTAATTCGTGAAGCAGATGGATTCAGAGAAGCAACATGGGATGAGGCACTTACATTAATTGCTTCTAAATTTAAAGAAACAATTGCTACTCGAGGACCAGAAAAATTAGCATTCATTACATCTTCAAAATGTACAAACGAAGAATCGTTCTTAATGCAAAAATTAGCACGTCAAGTTGTAGGTACAAACAACGTTGATAACTGTTCAAGATACTGTCAGTCTCCTGCTACAATGGGACTTTGGAGAACTGTAGGTTACGGTGGTGACTCTGGATCGATAACTGACATTGCAAATGCAGGACTTATCATCGGTCTAGGAACAAACACAGCAGAAGCACACCCTGTTATTGCAACACGTGTGAAGAGTGCACAAAAATTACGCGGCTCTAAATTATTAGTTGTAGATATTCGTAAACACGAACTGGCAGAACGTGCGGATATGTTCGTTCGTCCTAATCCAGGTAGCGACCTCGTATGGTTAAACGCTGTAACGAAATATATCATTGATAATAACTGGCAGGATCAGGCATTTATTGATAAACACGTTAACAATTACGAAGCACTTGTAGAAAGTTTACAGAAATTCACAATCGACTATGCTGCAGAACATACAGGCATGTCTAAAGAAAAAATTATTAAAATTGCAGAAATGGTACATGAAGCGAAGTCTACAGTCGTAATGTGGGCAATGGGTGTTACTCAGCAACGTGGTGGTAGTGATACTTCAACAGCTATTTCTAACTTATTACTCGTTACTGGTAACTACATGAAACCTGGTGCAGGATCATATCCATTACGTGGTCACAACAACGTTCAAGGTGCATCAGATATGGGTAGTATGCCGACACACCTACCTGGATATCAGAAGATTTCAGATAAAGCTGCACTGGATAAATTCAGTAAAGCATGGGGTGTTGAAATGAACCCGAACGTCGGTCAGAATAACCACCAGATGGTTGATGCGATGCATGCTGGAGAGCTGGATGTACTTTACTTAAAAGGTGAAGATATGGGTATTGTTGACTCTAACGTTAACTATGTACGTGAAGGTTTTGAAAAGCTTAAATTCTTCGTTGTACAGGATATTTTCTTCTCAAAAACAGCAGAATATGCTGATGTTATTTTACCTGCTGCACCAAGTTTTGAAAAAGAAGGTACTTTCTCAAACACAGAACGACGCATCCAGCGTTTATACCAAGTTATGGAGCCACTTGAAGGTACTCGTCCAGACTGGCAGATCATTCAAGATATCGCGCAACATTTAGGTGCTGACTGGAATTATTCACATCCAAGCGAAATTATGGATGAAATCGCATCATTAACACCAATTTATTCTGGTGTTACGTATGATCGTTTAGAAGGATTTAATAGTTTACAATGGCCAGTTAAAGAAGACGGCACAGATTCTCCATTATTATTTACTGAAGGATTCCCGTTCGAAGATAAGAAAGCGAACTTCTTCCCTGTTGACTGGACAGAACCTACTGAGTATGAAGCACAATATGATATTCACGTGAACAACGGACGATTACTTGAGCACTTCCATGAAGGAAATATGACTTACCAAGTTAAAGGACTTGCAATGGAAACACCAGAAGCGTTCTTAGAAATCTCTCATGAACTTGCAGCAGAACGTGGCATTGAAACTGGTAACTTAATCCGTCTGCAATCTCCATACGGCAAAGTCGACGTACGTGCGCTTGTGACAGACCGTGTATTCGGTAAAGAAGTTTACTTACCGATGAATGACAATGGTGATGCAGCAATAAACTTATTATCAAGTTCTATTGCAGATAAAGATACATCTACACCTGCTTATAAAGAAACGAAAGCAAAACTCATTATTCTGGATAAAGGTAACAAATCACCATTACCAGAGAATAACTTCCGCTTCGGAAACCGCGTACCACAAATGGGCGTGAACGTTCAGGCGAAATGGAACCGTAAAGATTATGTATATCCAGGTGATATCGTAAATAAAAGAGGTGAAAAATAA
- a CDS encoding ABC transporter ATP-binding protein, producing the protein MEQFIQFNHVTKSYGDNTILNDISFEIEKGKFYTLLGPSGCGKTTILKLIAGFEKATDGDIYFDGERINDVPPNKRKVNTVFQDYALFPHLNVFENVAYGLRIKKVKEEVIKTKVREALQLVKLADFESRDIKDMSGGQRQRVAIARAIVNDPEVILLDEPLSALDLKLRTEMQYELREIQNRLGKTFIFVTHDQEEALAMSDYIFVMNKGKIEQSGTPLDIYDEPVNRYVADFIGESNIVDGIMVQDYVVEMYGKRFACVDKGFKQNAKVDVVIRPEDIEITTSELGKVQAVVDSTLFRGVHYEICCMDEAGNEWIIQSTKQATPGENVGLTFTEEAIHIMLPGETEEEFDRRIESYEV; encoded by the coding sequence ATGGAACAGTTTATACAATTTAACCATGTGACAAAATCATATGGGGATAATACGATACTGAATGATATTAGTTTTGAAATTGAAAAAGGTAAATTTTATACGTTACTTGGGCCATCAGGATGCGGAAAAACGACAATATTAAAATTAATTGCCGGATTCGAGAAAGCAACAGATGGAGATATTTACTTTGATGGAGAGCGTATTAACGACGTACCACCGAATAAACGAAAAGTGAACACTGTTTTCCAGGACTACGCACTATTTCCACATTTAAATGTATTCGAGAATGTCGCTTACGGACTTCGCATAAAAAAAGTAAAAGAAGAGGTCATTAAAACAAAAGTCCGTGAGGCATTACAACTCGTGAAGCTTGCAGATTTTGAATCACGAGACATTAAAGACATGAGTGGCGGACAAAGACAACGTGTTGCAATTGCGCGTGCGATCGTTAATGATCCGGAAGTAATACTACTTGATGAACCGTTAAGTGCGTTAGACTTAAAACTGAGAACTGAGATGCAGTATGAATTACGTGAAATTCAGAACCGTCTCGGAAAAACATTTATTTTCGTAACACATGATCAGGAAGAAGCACTTGCGATGAGCGACTATATATTTGTTATGAATAAAGGCAAGATAGAACAAAGTGGTACACCACTAGATATATATGATGAGCCAGTGAATCGTTACGTCGCTGACTTTATCGGTGAATCTAATATCGTTGACGGTATTATGGTACAAGATTATGTCGTAGAAATGTATGGAAAACGTTTTGCATGTGTCGATAAAGGATTTAAACAAAACGCGAAAGTAGATGTTGTAATCCGTCCTGAAGATATAGAAATTACGACGTCGGAGTTAGGTAAAGTTCAGGCAGTAGTAGACAGTACACTTTTCCGTGGGGTACATTACGAAATTTGCTGTATGGATGAAGCCGGGAACGAATGGATTATTCAGTCGACGAAACAGGCAACACCTGGAGAAAATGTAGGTTTAACATTTACTGAAGAAGCGATTCATATTATGTTACCTGGTGAAACTGAAGAAGAATTCGATCGTCGTATTGAGTCATACGAGGTGTAA
- a CDS encoding ABC transporter permease has translation MKLRGKVFLAVALFILYFPIFYLMFYSFNSAGNMNHFESFTLDHYKAVFANKRLLVIIVNTLAVALIAASISTVIGICGAIAIHYMRNKKIKIGLLTLNNILMVSSDVVIGSSFLILFTAIGHFTGLGLGFWSVLISHIAFCVPIVVLLVLPKLYDLNTSLINASYDLGASTWQTIKNVIIPHILPGAFAGFFMALTYSLDDFTVSFFVTGNGFSVLSVEIYSMARKGISMEINAISTLMFIVVMTVIAIYYVLSSNADKKKLKAGAK, from the coding sequence GTGAAATTAAGAGGCAAAGTATTCTTAGCCGTTGCTTTGTTCATTTTATATTTCCCGATATTTTACTTAATGTTTTATTCATTTAACTCAGCTGGAAATATGAATCACTTTGAATCGTTTACACTGGATCACTATAAAGCAGTGTTTGCAAATAAACGATTACTCGTTATCATTGTCAACACTTTAGCGGTAGCGTTAATTGCAGCAAGTATTTCGACAGTAATTGGAATATGTGGTGCAATAGCGATTCATTATATGCGCAACAAAAAGATTAAGATTGGTCTATTAACTTTAAATAATATATTAATGGTAAGTTCTGACGTTGTAATCGGTTCTTCATTTTTAATTTTATTTACTGCAATTGGGCACTTTACAGGGTTAGGTTTAGGATTCTGGTCTGTACTCATTTCGCATATCGCATTTTGTGTACCGATTGTCGTACTGCTCGTTTTACCGAAACTGTATGACTTAAATACGTCGCTCATAAACGCAAGTTACGATCTCGGTGCGAGTACGTGGCAGACGATAAAAAATGTCATTATTCCGCATATACTGCCAGGTGCATTTGCTGGATTCTTTATGGCATTAACGTATAGTTTAGATGATTTTACGGTAAGTTTCTTCGTAACAGGTAATGGATTCAGTGTATTATCTGTAGAAATTTATTCAATGGCACGTAAAGGTATATCAATGGAAATTAATGCAATCAGTACATTGATGTTCATCGTTGTTATGACAGTTATAGCGATATACTATGTATTATCATCAAACGCTGATAAAAAGAAGTTAAAGGCAGGTGCTAAGTAA
- a CDS encoding ABC transporter permease, whose protein sequence is MQKAKQYFLVPYILWILLFIVMPLVMIFYTSFTNHDGKFTFENYATFLTPAYLKMTLSSFVYAFIITVLCLIFAYPIALVLKNAKHKQLWLLIIILPTWINLLLKTYAFIGIFSKEGTINDMLHFLHLPTTHLLFTDSAFVFVSVYIYIPFMILPIFNSMNEIPDNLIQASRDLGANEWMTFRKVIMPLSMEGVKTGIQVTFIPALSLFMITRLIAGNKVVNLGTAIEEQFLVTQNYGMGSTIAVFLILAMAFVMIVTKSKNESGDIK, encoded by the coding sequence ATGCAAAAAGCAAAGCAGTACTTTTTAGTCCCTTATATTTTATGGATTTTATTATTTATCGTAATGCCACTCGTAATGATATTCTATACTTCATTTACAAATCACGATGGCAAGTTTACATTTGAAAACTATGCAACGTTTTTAACGCCTGCATATTTAAAGATGACGCTTTCGTCATTTGTTTATGCGTTTATCATTACTGTCTTATGTTTAATATTTGCATATCCAATCGCACTCGTTCTGAAAAATGCGAAGCATAAGCAACTATGGTTACTAATCATTATATTACCGACGTGGATTAACTTATTGCTGAAAACATATGCATTTATCGGGATTTTCAGTAAGGAAGGTACGATTAATGACATGCTTCATTTTCTGCATTTACCGACAACGCATCTTTTATTTACAGATAGCGCATTCGTATTTGTATCGGTCTATATATACATACCGTTTATGATATTACCGATATTTAACAGTATGAATGAAATACCGGATAATTTAATTCAGGCTTCACGTGATTTAGGTGCGAATGAATGGATGACGTTTAGAAAGGTCATCATGCCGCTTTCAATGGAAGGTGTTAAAACAGGCATTCAAGTCACATTTATTCCCGCATTAAGTTTATTTATGATTACTCGACTTATCGCTGGTAACAAAGTTGTAAACTTAGGAACTGCAATTGAAGAGCAGTTTTTAGTGACACAAAACTACGGTATGGGTTCTACAATCGCTGTCTTTTTAATTTTAGCGATGGCATTCGTAATGATTGTCACGAAATCTAAAAATGAAAGTGGGGATATAAAGTGA
- a CDS encoding ABC transporter substrate-binding protein — MKQLMQLIFISLAVAILLLFSSRFIDPPPSGEKGNVLYVYNWGEYIDPDLLKKFEKEKGIRVVLETFDSNEAMLAKIKNGGTSYDIAVPSEYAIQKMKSEKLLLPIDHKMIPNLKNINPDYMDLPFDKQNKYSIPYFWGTVGILYNPETTKGIDFSSWDSLWDKRLRNNVLIVDGAREAIGLSLNSMGESLNETDPEKLLKAEQKLEKLAPNVKGVVADEINTMMVQKEADVAVVWSGMGADIMTENEDLDFVVPKEGSNLWFDNIVIPKTAQNVKGAHEFINFMLDAKNAKQNTEWVGYATPNDAALKLLDKEIREDERFYPSKEVQDKLEVYKDLGYENIKKYNELFLKFKMSLK; from the coding sequence ATGAAACAACTGATGCAGTTAATCTTTATTTCACTTGCTGTTGCAATCTTATTATTATTCTCAAGTCGATTTATCGATCCGCCACCTTCAGGAGAAAAAGGGAATGTCCTTTATGTATATAACTGGGGAGAATATATTGATCCTGATCTACTGAAAAAGTTTGAAAAAGAAAAAGGAATTCGTGTTGTACTTGAAACATTTGATTCAAACGAAGCGATGCTTGCAAAGATAAAAAACGGTGGTACGAGTTATGATATCGCTGTACCGAGCGAGTATGCAATTCAGAAGATGAAGAGTGAAAAGCTATTATTACCGATTGATCATAAAATGATTCCGAATTTAAAAAATATTAATCCTGATTATATGGATCTACCATTTGATAAGCAGAATAAATATTCAATACCATACTTCTGGGGAACAGTAGGTATCCTATATAATCCAGAAACTACGAAAGGTATCGATTTTTCGAGCTGGGATAGTTTATGGGATAAACGTTTAAGAAATAATGTTTTAATCGTTGATGGTGCACGTGAAGCGATTGGATTGTCACTCAATAGTATGGGAGAATCACTTAATGAAACGGACCCTGAAAAACTATTAAAGGCAGAACAGAAGCTTGAAAAACTTGCGCCAAACGTTAAAGGTGTCGTGGCAGATGAAATTAATACAATGATGGTACAAAAAGAAGCGGATGTTGCAGTTGTATGGAGTGGTATGGGTGCAGATATTATGACAGAAAACGAAGATTTGGATTTTGTCGTTCCGAAAGAAGGTTCGAATCTCTGGTTTGACAATATCGTTATCCCGAAAACTGCGCAAAATGTTAAAGGTGCTCATGAATTTATTAACTTCATGCTTGACGCTAAAAACGCGAAACAAAATACAGAGTGGGTCGGCTATGCAACACCTAACGATGCGGCGCTTAAACTGCTTGATAAGGAAATACGAGAAGACGAACGTTTCTATCCGAGTAAAGAAGTACAGGATAAGCTAGAAGTATATAAAGATTTAGGGTATGAAAACATAAAAAAATATAATGAACTGTTTCTTAAATTTAAAATGTCGCTGAAGTAA